The following DNA comes from Luteolibacter flavescens.
GCATGGCTGCGGAGATGCATGCCACGGTGCCGGCATCGCGCTCCTTTGGTTCGGGAATTCCCAGCACCTCGCCGATCACCGTCTTGCGGCTCACCGGCACCAGCAAGGGACGGCCGAAGCGATGCAGGCGCTCCAGCTCGCGGAAGACCCGTAGGTTGTCCTCGCGCTGCTTCGCGAAGTCGATGCCCGGGTCGAGCACCAGCGCCTCAAGCGGCAGACCCGCATCCACGGCCATCGCGATCTTCTCCTCGAAGAAGCGCTCCATGGCCCCCATCACATCGTCCCATTGCTGATGGAAATGCGGGACTTTTGGCTCGCCGACGGAGTGCATGACGAGCAGCGACGCCCCTGCCCCGGCGCAGAGCCGCGCATTCCGGTCATCGGGTAGCGCGCCCATGTCATTCACGAGCTCCACGCCAAGCGGAAGCACGGCCTCCACTACCTCGGGCCGCCAGGTATTCGCGGAGAGGACGGGTGGCCACACCTGGGGGTCATCCTTTGGCACCGCCGCCGCAACTGTCTCCGGCCAGCGGGTGAGAAACTCCCGGAAGCGCCGCACCTCCTCCTCCACCGCGACCGCGGCGCGATTCGTCCGCGCGCTCTCCGCCCCCACGTCGATCACGTCCGCGCCCTCCTCCGCCTGGCGCTTCGCCTGCGCGAGCGCCGCCGCGATCTCCAGCGTGCCATCGCCGGAGAAGGAGTCGTCATTCACATTCACGATCCCCATGACCAGCGGGCGGCGGGGAAAAACGATGTCTCGGGCGGGCAGCTTCCAGATCACGGGACGACTTCAAGATTTCCGGTACAAAAATCCCAATCCGAAATCACGCTGCATCCCGCGCCCGCTGGCACTTTCCGGGAATCCGCTGTCACAGAAAATACGGAATCATACACACTCAAACCTGTTTCATCATAGCTCCTGACGGCGGCTCATTTAAGCTGACCCTCATCATGAGCGTCACTTTTGGAGCCAGCACCTGGCTGTGGACTTCGCCCTTCACCTCGGAGCACGGCGATCTTCTCCGCAGCATCGCGAAACTGGGATTCGACGCGGTCGAGCTTCCCATCGAGGACCCCGATCTGGTGGATGCGGCGGAGATCCGCCCCATCCTGGAGGAGACCGGCCTGACCCCGTATCTCTGCGGTGCCTTCGGCCCCGGGCGCGACCTGACGAATGCCGACTCCAGCGTGCGCGCGAATACCCGCGCCTACCTCTCCCGCCTGATGGATCTGGCCGAGGCGCTGGACATCCCCTTCATCGCCGGACCGATGTATGCGCAGGTCGGAAAGGCGCGCCAGCTTTCCCCGGACGATCGCCAGCGCGAGTGGGACCTGGCAGCGAGCGAACTCCGCACCGTGGCGAATGAAGCGGGCAACCGCGGCCTGAAGCTCGCGATCGAGGCGATCAACCGCTTCGAAAGCGATCTGGTCAATACCACCGCCGACACCATCCGGCTGATCCGCTCCATCGACCATCCCGCAGCGAAGGCGATGATCGATACCTTCCATATGACCATCGAGGAGTCGGACATCGGCGACGCCATCCGCCATGCGGGCGACGATCTGATCCACGTGCAGGTCAGTGAAAACCACCGCGGAGTCACCGGCACCGGCCTCACCCCGTGGCAGGACTTCCGCGATGCCCTGCGCGACATCCGCTACACCGGCGCGATCGTCATCGAGTCCTTCACGCCGGACAATCGCGACCTCGCAGGCGCGGTCTGCATCTGGAAGCGCTTCACCACCACGCAGGATGAATTCGCCGGGCGCGGCCTCGCCTTCATGCAGGATCTCTTCGACCGGCCGCTCCGCAGCCTGGAGGCCGCGATCTTGACCGCCTCCCACTGATACCGGATATCTTGGGACCCATTTCCTTTTCCTTTAAATCCATGAGTGACATCAACATCGCCATCGTCGGACTCGGGTTCGGCGCCGAATTCATCCCGATCTACCAGCGCCTGAAGGGCGTGAACATGTATGCCATCTGCCAGCGCACCCAGTCCAAGCTGGATGAAGTCGGCGACAAGTTCGGGATCGAAAAGCGCTACACCTCCTACGACGACCTGCTCGCCGATCCGGACGTCCACGCCGTCCACATCAACTCCCCCATCCCGGACCACGCCGAGCAATCCATCAAGGCGCTGAAGGCGGGCAAGCACGTCGCCTGCACCGTGCCGATGGCGACCAGTGTCGAGGACTGCAAGAAAATCGTCGATCTGGTTAAGGAGACCGGCCTGAAATACATGATGATGGAGACCGTGGTATATGCCCGCGAGTTCCTCTTCATGAAGGAGCTCTATGACAAGGGCGAGCTCGGCAAGATCCAGTTCATCAAGGCATCCCACCAGCAGGACATGGATGGCTGGCCGGGCTACTGGCCGGGCCTGCCGCCGATGCACTACGCCACCCACTGCGTGGGCCCGGCGCTCGGCCTGATGCGCTCCGAGGCGGAGTATGTGTCCTGCTTCGGCTCCGGCACCATCCGCGAGGAGATGCACGGCTGCTACGGCTCGCCCTTCGCCGTGGAGACCACCCACGTGAAATTCAAGGACAGCGATGTCTCCGCGCACATCTACCGCTCGCTCTTCGACGTGGCGCGGCAGTATCGCGAGTCCATCGAGGTCTATGGCTCGCAAAAGTCCGTCGAGTGGCCGCTGATCGAGCACAATCCGCTGGTGCTCCACACCGCGAAGCTGCCCGAGCCGGAGATCCCTTCGGAAGTCGAGAGCCCGGACTTCGCCCACTACCTGCCGGAGGAAATCCAGCTCTTCACGAAGGGCGGCGTCTACGGCGGCGACACCGGCGAGGACCACCTCTCCTTCACCCAGGGCGCGGGCCACGGCGGCAGCCACCCGCACCTCGTCCACCAGTTCGTGAAGATGCTCCAGACCGGCGAGGACGCGTATCCGAATGCCATCGAAAGCGCGAACATCACCTGCACCGGCATCCTCGCCCACGAGTCCGCGCTCAAGGGCGGCGAACTCATCCGCCTGCCGGAGTGGACGCACCGCTGAGCCGGAAGGGATAATTTCCAGGCAACGACCGCATCAGACAAAGGCACTCCGGAAACGGGGTGCCTTTTGTCTTTGTCGATGACGGTTTCCTCCGGCACAGACAAGTTGGACGCGCCATGGCATTCTTGCACCGGCACCTCGCCACTCTGGAATGCGCATCTCCGGCCCATCGATTCTCGTGGCAGCGGCATCATTCGCGGCCTTGTGGACCATGTCCAAATCGAGCCAGCCGGAGAAGGCTTCGCTCGCAAGTCCGGGATCTTCAGAGCAGGTCTCCAACTCAGGAAACTTCGGCAAGGATGAAGCCGCCGCTTGGCTTCGAAGGCAGATCCAGTTGTCGGCTGACTCGCGTTGGAAGTCGCCTAGAAAGGCGGCTCTTGCGAGAGCGTGCGCACAGACTACCACATCGGAGTGCATGGATCTCTTGGAGGAGATCGAGCAGCACTACAGAGACCCTTCCTTCGGCGGTTCCAACAAGCTCAGGCGTCACTTGATCCGACTCCAACCACTGCGGGATCTGCTGCTGGAGCAGGTCGCCCACGAAGAGCTGGAAACCTCCCTCAAGCGCTTCCCTTCCGGAGCCGAAGTCCTTCTGAGGGCATCCGCGAAGAAGAACGGGAAAGAAACATTGAAGGTCTGGAATCGGGTTCGTGATGAATGGCGGGAACTCGACCGGGATTCTCCGCCAATCAAATTTGAGTGGATCGAAGGAGTAGCCGGAGTGCCCACGATAGTCCGCGATGATGAACACTTCCCGGCTTGCGCCGCACTGGCCGAAGGCTGGGCCTCGACCGATCCGGAAGCAGCTTGGACAGCGGTCACAACCGGACGAATGAATGAACCTCCGGACTGCGACATCCTCAAGGGCTTCTTCGCCGGGCTGCCCCAAGACACCGACTGGTCAGCTTGGCCTTCTCGGTTGGAAGCCCTGCCGTGGAATAAACCTGATGACTTGTTTTTCGAGACGAGTTGCCGGGCTTTTGCGGCCCTCGCATTCGCGCAACGTTGGCTCCAATCAGACCCCGAAGCAGCCATGGCTTGGTTCGCGAAAGACAGGGCAACATGGGAGGAAGGGAACTGGGTCCGTATCCCTGTTTTCAAGCACGGGATCTTCGACAATGTTTACAGTCTCTCCGAACATGCGGCCTTGCTGGGAGAATGGATGAAGCAACAGCCAGAAACAGCATCGGCATGGCTTTCGCATGCCGATGAAATTCTCGCTCCAGAAGAAGTGCTTCGCGAAATCTCAATTGAAATGGAGATACCGGAGACTCTGAAAAAACAGATCGCGGAACGCTACGAGGAATGAGAACCGCCCCTCCCCTTTGCCTGATCAAACGGGATGGCCTTTCTGGGCTTGGAAGAGCCTGAGCCGCGACCCTGAGTGCCCCTCGAAAAACAAACGGACACCGGGAGCTTGTCCGGTGTCCGTTGCTGGTGAGTGGATGGGCGCGGGGCCTGTGCCGTGTCGACGGGACGTCGACACCCCTCAAGGGCTTACTTGACCTGGCGGGCGCTGGCCTTGAGGCGCAGGGCGTTGAGGGCGATGAAGCCGGTGGCGTCGTCCTGGTTGTAGGCCGCTTCCTGGCCGCCTTCCATGGTGGCGACTGCTTCGGAGTAGAGGCTGTGCGGGCTCTTGCGGCCGGCATTCATCACGTTGCCCTTGTAGAGCTTCACGCGCACCTCGCCGGAGACGGTCTGCTGGGTCTGGGTGACGAGTGCCTGGATGGCCTCACGCTCGGGGGCGAACCAGAAGCCATTGTAAACGAGCTGCGCGTACTTCGGGATGAGGCCGTCGCGGATGAACATGGCCTCGCGGTCCACGGTCAGCGCCTCGAGGTCGCGGTGGGCGGCGAGCAGGATGGTGCCGCCGGGGGTCTCATAGACGCCGCGGGACTTCATGCCGACGAAGCGGTTTTCCACGATGTCCACCCGGCCGACGCCATTGCGGCCGCCGAGCAGGTTCAGCACGCGCATCACGCCGTACGGGGTGAGCAGCGTGTAGCCGTCCTGGCTGCCGGTGACCTTCACGTCGCCGAGCTCGGTGATGATCGCGTCGAGGCCGTCGTGCCTGATGCCGATGGCATTGCCCTTGTCGAAAAGGATCTCGACGTATTCCGGGGTGTCCGGGGCGTCTTCCGGGGCCACGGAGAGGACGTACATCTCGCGGTCGTCCGGGGTGGTGGCGTCGTACCACGGGTCCTCGAGCATGCCGGCCTCGAAGGAGATGTGCAGAAGATTCCGGTCCATCGAGTAGGGCTTCTTCATGGAAGCCTTGATCGGGATATTGTGCGCCTCGGCGTAGGCGATCATCTCGGAGCGGCCGGGGAATTGCTCGCGGAAGGAAGCGTCGCGCCATGGGGCGATGCACTTCACATTCGGAGCGAGCGAGGCGGCGGAAAGCTCGAAGCGGACCTGGTCATTGCCCTTGCCGGTGGCACCGTGGGCGATGGCGTCGGCGCCTTCCGCGATGGCGATGTCCAGCATGCCTTTGGCGATGCACGGGCGGGCGATCGAGGTGCCGAGCAGGTAGCGGCCCTCGTAGATCGCGCCAGCTTGGATCATCGGGAAGATGTAGTTGGCCGCGAAGTCCTCCTTGAGGTCGCCGATGTAGCACTTCGAGGCACCGGTGGTGAGGGCCTTTTCCTCCAGGCCGTCCAGCTCGTCGCCCTGACCCACGTCCGCGCAGTAGGCGATGATTTCAGCGTTGTACTTCTCCTTGAGCCAGAGAAGCAGCACGGAGGTGTCGAGTCCTCCCGAGTAAGCGACGACGATTTTCATGGCGGCGGGAGGACAGCACGGGGCGGAGGCGGTAGCAAGTAGCGAGTGGCGGGGCGAAATCGCCATCTGCGGCAGCAATGCACCCCGGCCCCCTCGCTACTTGCTACCGGCTACCGGCTGCTCTCTAGTCGCCGCGTGTTCGCGACTTACGTGCATGACCTGAGCCCCGTGCTCATCCGCTTCACCGATGCCATCCAGCTCCGCTGGTACGGCCTGGCCTATCTGGCGGCATTCCTGGTGGGTGCCTGGCTGCTGAACGTGCTGGCAAAGCGGAAGCTGTGGGT
Coding sequences within:
- the folP gene encoding dihydropteroate synthase; the encoded protein is MIWKLPARDIVFPRRPLVMGIVNVNDDSFSGDGTLEIAAALAQAKRQAEEGADVIDVGAESARTNRAAVAVEEEVRRFREFLTRWPETVAAAVPKDDPQVWPPVLSANTWRPEVVEAVLPLGVELVNDMGALPDDRNARLCAGAGASLLVMHSVGEPKVPHFHQQWDDVMGAMERFFEEKIAMAVDAGLPLEALVLDPGIDFAKQREDNLRVFRELERLHRFGRPLLVPVSRKTVIGEVLGIPEPKERDAGTVACISAAMRRGAQMLRVHDVRAAWQTVKTLDALG
- a CDS encoding sugar phosphate isomerase/epimerase family protein; translated protein: MSVTFGASTWLWTSPFTSEHGDLLRSIAKLGFDAVELPIEDPDLVDAAEIRPILEETGLTPYLCGAFGPGRDLTNADSSVRANTRAYLSRLMDLAEALDIPFIAGPMYAQVGKARQLSPDDRQREWDLAASELRTVANEAGNRGLKLAIEAINRFESDLVNTTADTIRLIRSIDHPAAKAMIDTFHMTIEESDIGDAIRHAGDDLIHVQVSENHRGVTGTGLTPWQDFRDALRDIRYTGAIVIESFTPDNRDLAGAVCIWKRFTTTQDEFAGRGLAFMQDLFDRPLRSLEAAILTASH
- a CDS encoding Gfo/Idh/MocA family protein, with the protein product MSDINIAIVGLGFGAEFIPIYQRLKGVNMYAICQRTQSKLDEVGDKFGIEKRYTSYDDLLADPDVHAVHINSPIPDHAEQSIKALKAGKHVACTVPMATSVEDCKKIVDLVKETGLKYMMMETVVYAREFLFMKELYDKGELGKIQFIKASHQQDMDGWPGYWPGLPPMHYATHCVGPALGLMRSEAEYVSCFGSGTIREEMHGCYGSPFAVETTHVKFKDSDVSAHIYRSLFDVARQYRESIEVYGSQKSVEWPLIEHNPLVLHTAKLPEPEIPSEVESPDFAHYLPEEIQLFTKGGVYGGDTGEDHLSFTQGAGHGGSHPHLVHQFVKMLQTGEDAYPNAIESANITCTGILAHESALKGGELIRLPEWTHR
- a CDS encoding argininosuccinate synthase, encoding MKIVVAYSGGLDTSVLLLWLKEKYNAEIIAYCADVGQGDELDGLEEKALTTGASKCYIGDLKEDFAANYIFPMIQAGAIYEGRYLLGTSIARPCIAKGMLDIAIAEGADAIAHGATGKGNDQVRFELSAASLAPNVKCIAPWRDASFREQFPGRSEMIAYAEAHNIPIKASMKKPYSMDRNLLHISFEAGMLEDPWYDATTPDDREMYVLSVAPEDAPDTPEYVEILFDKGNAIGIRHDGLDAIITELGDVKVTGSQDGYTLLTPYGVMRVLNLLGGRNGVGRVDIVENRFVGMKSRGVYETPGGTILLAAHRDLEALTVDREAMFIRDGLIPKYAQLVYNGFWFAPEREAIQALVTQTQQTVSGEVRVKLYKGNVMNAGRKSPHSLYSEAVATMEGGQEAAYNQDDATGFIALNALRLKASARQVK